One genomic segment of Rhizobium viscosum includes these proteins:
- a CDS encoding DUF2799 domain-containing protein — protein MLRLLFTFAAIGFSLFLASCNTLSKEECVAADWRVIGESDGAAGYEPQERFAAHAKSCERVKIVPDQTIWYQGYQAGLVRYCTPMSGLMHGQAGHGYSNVCPPVAAAGFLRGYTLGNRQHSLQSRLSSLQSDYGSKEAEIDDLSRKLKDAPDADRHDIRRRMDDLEDDMRRIRREQRDVEDELDDASAEVQWFQQNPNAAPPVMPGY, from the coding sequence ATGTTACGTTTGCTCTTTACCTTTGCTGCCATTGGTTTCAGCCTTTTCCTCGCCTCCTGCAATACGCTCTCGAAGGAAGAATGCGTCGCCGCCGACTGGCGGGTGATTGGTGAATCCGACGGCGCAGCCGGCTACGAGCCGCAGGAGCGTTTTGCCGCGCATGCCAAATCCTGCGAGCGGGTAAAGATCGTGCCCGATCAGACGATCTGGTATCAGGGCTATCAGGCGGGTCTCGTGCGCTACTGCACGCCGATGAGCGGCCTGATGCACGGGCAGGCGGGTCACGGCTACTCCAATGTCTGCCCGCCGGTGGCGGCTGCAGGCTTCCTGCGCGGCTATACGCTCGGGAACCGCCAGCATTCGCTGCAATCACGGCTAAGCTCGCTGCAGAGCGATTATGGATCGAAGGAAGCCGAGATCGACGACCTGTCGCGCAAGCTCAAGGATGCGCCCGATGCGGATCGGCATGATATCCGCCGGCGGATGGACGATCTCGAAGACGATATGCGCCGCATCCGCAGGGAGCAACGCGACGTTGAGGACGAACTCGATGACGCGAGCGCCGAGGTCCAGTGGTTCCAGCAGAACCCGAACGCGGCGCCGCCGGTCATGCCCGGCTACTAA